A window of the Arachis duranensis cultivar V14167 chromosome 5, aradu.V14167.gnm2.J7QH, whole genome shotgun sequence genome harbors these coding sequences:
- the LOC107487531 gene encoding LOW QUALITY PROTEIN: lon protease homolog 2, peroxisomal (The sequence of the model RefSeq protein was modified relative to this genomic sequence to represent the inferred CDS: substituted 1 base at 1 genomic stop codon): MAESVELPSRLAILPFRNKVLLPGAIIRIRCTSPTSVKLVEQELWQREEKGMIGILPVRDAAEVKPVGPTMSQGLDSLDQSSKLQGGSSDSHKLDAKNQNDVVHWHNRGVAARALHLSRGVEKPSGRVTYIVVLEGLCRFSVQELSTRGTYHTARISSLEMTKTEMEQVEQDPDFIMLSRQFKATAMELISLLEQKQKTGGRTKVLLETVPVHKLADIFVASFEISFEEQLSMLDSVDPKVRLSKATELVDRHLQSIRVAEKISQKVEGQLSKSQKEFLLRQQMRAIKEELGDDDDDEDDLEALERIXISISKNSRITMSIDFNVMLSLRRLKKMQPQQPGYSSSRAYLELLADLPWQKASKEIELDLRAAQERLDRDHYGLVKVKQRIIEYLAVRKLKPDARGPVLCFVGPPGVGKTSLASSIASALGRKFVRISLGGVKDEADIRGHRRTYIGSMPGRLIDGLKRVAVCNPVMLLDEIDKTGSDIRGDPASALLEVLDPEQNKTFNDHYLNVPFDLSKVIFVATANRAQPIPPPLLDRMEVIELPGYTAEEKLSIAMRHLIPRVLEQHGLSSEFLQIPEGMVKLVIHRYTREAGVRNLERNLASLARAAAVRVAEQEQFVPLNKGMEGLATPLLENRLVDGAEVEMEVIPMGVNNQDISNTFRITSPLVVDEAMLEKVLGPPKFDGREAEQRVATPGVSVGLVWTSFGGEVQFVEATAMVGKGELHLTGQLGDVIKESAQIALTWVRTRAADLRLAATEGINLLEGRDVHIHFPAGAVPKDGPSAGVTLVTALVSLFSQKRMRSDTAMTGEMTLRGLVLPVGGIKDKILAAHRYGIRRVILPEKNLKDLAEVPSSVLNNLEIHLAKRMEDVLEQAFEGGCPWRQHSKL; this comes from the exons ATGGCGGAATCGGTGGAGCTTCCGAGCCGGTTGGCAATCCTTCCTTTCAGGAACAAGGTGCTGCTTCCCGGCGCCATCATCAGAATCCGCTGCACTTCTCCAACCAG TGTGAAGCTGGTGGAACAAGAGCTTTGGCAGCGAGAAGAGAAGGGGATGATTGGCATCTTGCCAGTTCGTGATGCTGCTGAAGTTAAGCCAGTGGGTCCCACTATGTCTCAAG GTCTTGATTCTCTAGATCAAAGCTCAAAACTTCAAGGTGGTTCATCTGATTCTCATAAACTTGATGCAAAAAATCAGAATGATGTTGTTCATTGGCATAACAG GGGGGTAGCTGCTCGAGCATTACACTTGTCAAGGGGAGTGGAGAAACCAAGTGGGAGGGTCACGTATATAGTTGTTCTTGAAGGTTTGTGCAGATTCAGCGTCCAAGAACTAAGCACAAGAGGGACATACCATACTGCAAGGATCTCCTCCCTTGAGATGACTAAGACTG AGATGGAACAGGTGGAGCAAGACCCTGATTTCATAATGCTGTCTCGCCAATTTAAAGCGACTGCCATGGAGCTTATTTCTCTTCTAGAGCAG AAACAAAAAACTGGTGGAAGGACAAAGGTTCTTTTGGAGACTGTCCCAGTTCACAAGTTGGCTGATATATTTGTTGCTAGCTTTGAGATAAGCTTTGAAGAACAACTGTCTATGTTGGATTCAGTTGATCCTAAAGTGAGGCTTTCAAAAGCAACTGAATTAGTTGATAGGCACTTACAA TCTATACGTGTAGCAGAGAAAATTTCACAAAAGGTTGAAGGACAACTGTCAAAATCTCAAAAGGAATTTCTTCTGCGTCAACAG atgAGGGCTATAAAAGAGGaacttggtgatgatgatgatgatgaggatgaccTTGAAGCTCTGGAAAGAatataaatttcaatttcaaaaaactCTAGGATCACCATG TCAATTGACTTTAATGTGATGTTATCCCTCAGGAGACTTAAAAAAATGCAGCCCCAGCAACCTGGGTATAGCAGTTCACGGGCATATCTGGAACTTCTTGCTGATCTGCCATGGCAGAAGGCCAGCAAAGAAATTGAACTTGACTTGAGAGCAGCACAGGAGCGCCTGGACAGAGATCATTATGGTTTAGTCAAGGTCAAGCAACGGATAATTGAGTACTTGGCTGTTCGCAAG CTTAAGCCAGATGCAAGGGGCCCTGTATTGTGCTTTGTTGGACCGCCAGGTGTTGGGAAAACATCATTGGCATCTTCTATTGCTTCAGCTTTGGGCAGAAAATTTGTGCGCATTTCCCTTGGTGGTGTCAAGGATGAAGCTGATATTAGAGGACACAGGAGAACATACATTGGAAGCATGCCTGGGAGGCTCATAGATGGACTAAAG AGAGTAGCTGTCTGCAATCCTGTCATGCTGCTCGACGAAATTGACAAGACTGGTTCTGATATTCGTGGAGATCCAGCTTCAGCATTGCTAGAAGTTCTTGATccagaacaaaataaaacattcAATGATCA CTATTTGAATGTTCCATTTGATCTTTCCAAGGTAATATTTGTGGCTACAGCAAATAGGGCACAGCCGATTCCACCACCTCTCCTTGACAGGATGGAGGTCATTGAGCTTCCTGGATATACAGCTGAGGAAAAGCTAAGCATAGCCATGCGGCATTTGATTCCTAGAGTTTTGGAACAGCATGGGTTGAGTTCTGAATTTCTTCAAATTCCAGAG GGGATGGTCAAGCTTGTTATTCATAGATATACTAGGGAAGCTGGTGTACGAAATTTGGAAAGGAATCTCGCTTCCCTTGCTCGTGCTGCTGCTGTAAGAGTAGCAGAGCAAGAACAGTTTGTCCCACTAAACAAAGGGATGGAGGGACTAGCTACACCACTTCTGGAAAACAGACTTGTTGATGGTGCTGAAGTTGAAATGGAAGTTATACCAATGGGTGTCAACAATCAAGACATTTCAAACACATTCAGGATCACCTCTCCGTTGGTTGTTGATGAAGCCATGCTTGAAAAAGTGCTTGGG CCTCCAaagtttgatggaagagagGCCGAACAACGTGTGGCAACCCCTGGGGTATCTGTGGGGCTAGTTTGGACTAGTTTTGGTGGAGAAGTTCAGTTTGTGGAGGCTACAGCAATGGTGGGAAAGGGTGAATTGCACCTGACTGGACAACTTGGTGATGTCATCAAAGAATCTGCTCAGATTGCTTTAACATGG GTAAGAACAAGAGCAGCTGATCTTAGGCTGGCTGCCACAGAAGGCATTAATCTGTTGGAGGGCCGCGATGTACATATACATTTTCCTGCTGGTGCTGTACCTAAAGACGGGCCTTCAGCTGGTGTGACTTTGGTCACAGCATTGGTATCTCTTTTCAGCCAGAAAAGAATGAGATCAGATACTGCTATGACAGGGGAAATGACATTAAGGGGTCTCGTACTACCTGTTGGTGGTATCAAGGATAAG ATATTAGCTGCACATCGGTATGGTATTAGGAGAGTCATCCTACCTGAGAAGAACTTGAAGGACTTGGCTGAAGTACCATCCTCGGTGCTGAACAACTTGGAG ATACATCTTGCAAAGCGAATGGAAGATGTGTTAGAGCAAGCTTTTGAGGGCGGGTGCCCTTGGAGGCAACACTCAAAATTGTGA